The genomic stretch acctTATAACTTAATTTTTCTACAAGGAAATTGAACTCATATTATGCTATCTGTGTGTAGGTTATACTGAAGTAGTAACATCAACACAAGAATATCACCACttataaagtacatttttatgTCATCTGTTGTCTATTTTCATTCCCCAAATCCATAggtaataaattaattttctcattagactcctcaattttaaaaaccaagttttTCCCTCAATATGATAATGGGTTCCTCCAACTATATTTTTCTATctggaataaaagaaatacagtatCAAATAAATCTCTCTAGGAATGAAGCAAGGAAAGTAGGTCCTCATTTTGAGAACAAGGGGATGTCACATCAAAGTAAGTGTTTGACCAAGACTGAGAACTATTCTCTAGCTCTCTgccatttcttcttgtgatgaggCTGACTCACACCTGAACAAGACCAGTGATTCCTATTTGGTTAGGAAGATAACATAGATGTTTATAATCATGATGGTAAGTCCTACCGGTATgcaatctgaaaaatggggaaataaacatttttccaagaaaacCCAATCTTTTACAACAGTTTTGCCTTCAAATGGGTGAATGAAATCAAACCTGTGTTTCCGAGAATATAATAATCAATTGTTATATGTCTAAAGACTCTCTCCTCCTTACtgcctataaaataaaaagtcctgTCTCTAgtcccactttaaaaaaaaatattttatttgttcatttaaagagagagtgtgtgtgaactgggagagggacagagagagggaaagagaatctcaagcagattcggTACTGAATGCAGAGTCCCCCCCGGAGGTGGGGGGActtcatgacctgagatcatgccctgagctgaaatcaggactCATATGCTCAACCAGTTGAGTCACCCAGGATTCCCTTCAGTATGTCCCTTAATACCTTGGTTTCTGACAGCAAAGCAATAAGCTGAATGCAATCTGTTCCCGGTGTTCAGGATGTTGATCACAAAAATTCACTATTCTACAATATGTGTACATGTACAGCCTTTAAGTTCTAAATCCCTTGATATCTTTACTATTGAACtgagtatttaaagaaatattctgtttttcttaaggggataaaattgtatatttctcTATAGAATATTTCAGAACATTAGAGACATAGGTGCAGGTGTGAGTCAAGTCTACCCGACCTGTAGGAGAGGATCAAAACTAGAGGAAATGCTTCATGCTTACCAACGaaataatattacataaataatagtgTCATACGTTGTGTATTTGTGTAAGCATGTGTATatggagacttttaaaaatgaaattagtgattttaatatttgttacacACTTGTTTCTTTCTATGTACAGCCTTATAGGACACAAGTTGCAAGCACTTACATACAGAATGTTTCAGTCATTCACACATCCatccacttcttttttatttgtttatattttcgtGTGTCTAATTAAATAACATCATTGAATATGGAATACTTTCTAGTCAGGCTAAGaactatgaaaaaagaaacagatattaTGTATTCTAGTTTTAAAGAGCTTACTTTCTACTAACatagataatgaaatattatgaCATTCTAGAAAGTCATCAAAAGTTCAGGATGTCATGCATACATATTATGTGAAGAATAATTAAATGCTTACATTTTGACATAATAATGATGGCTAGAGtggcaacaataaaaaaaataactgattcTAAATTTAGATTCctagaggaggggcaagatggcagaagagtagggtccccaaatcccctgtccccaccaaattacctagataaccttcaaatcatcctgaaaatctacgaattcggcctgagatttaaagagagaccagctggaacgctacagtgagaagagttcgcgctactatcaaggtaggaagacggggaaaaagaaataaagacacaaaaggcctccaagggggaggggccccgcgaggagccaggctgaggccagggcgagtgtccccaggacaggagagccccgtcccggagaagcaggagctgcaccaaccttcccgggcggaaaggcgcccgcagggagttagagcaggacccaggagggcggggatgccctcgggctccctgggacactaacaggcacctgcacccctggagagtgcaccgagctccctaagggctgtaGCGcagggcgggacccggagcagctcggaggggctcgggcggcggctccgcggagggggctgcggggcgggagcgaatccaacagcgcaggcctcGGAGCACAGGGCcccgggacacagcccgggatcgggcctccccccgggacaggcagaggccgggagggcccaggacagcaaggacgctcctgccccgagctgagcagatcagcggccccgccccggagcctccaggtcctgcagaccgagagccccggagttactgcgggggctgaaacCAGGGCTCCAGGCTGCCCTCGCCACTAttgctgttcctcctgggaccTCACGGGGTGAaaaacccccactgagccctgcaccaggcagggggcagagcagctctccgaagagctaacacctgaaaatcagcacagcaggcccctccccgagAAGACCAGCTAGATCGAACAGTTCCAGGGACTTATTCTAGGGACAATTcgagggacttaaagtatacagaatcagaagatactcccccgtgggtttttctttcttttcttttttcttttcttttctttcctttccttttcttttcttttctttttgtttcttttgtttcttttcttttctttttgttcttttcttttcttctttttcttttcttttgtttttttttcttttttccttcttttcttttttctttcttttctacttttcttttcttttcttttttctttccttttctttttgatttctgtttgcttcgcccaccctttcccccttttttctttctcttttcttctctttttttttcttcctttttctttttctcttttctttccttctctctctttttctccagttcccaatacaacttgtttttggccactctgcactgagtaaactgactagaaggaaaacctcacctcaaaaaaaaaaaaaattagaaacagccctctctcccacagagttacaaaatctggattacaattcaatgtcagaaagccaattcagaagcactattatgcagctactggtggctctagaaaaaagcataaaggactcaagagacttcatgactgcagaatttagatccaatcaggcagaaattaaaaatcaattaaatgagatgcaatccaagctagaagtcctaatgacgaggcttaacgaggtggaagaacgagtgagtgacatagaagacaagttgatggcaaagagggaaactgaggaaaaaagagacaattaaaagaccatgaggatagattaagggaaataaatgacagcctgaggaagaaaaacctacgtttaattggggttcctgagggcgcggaaagggacagagggccagaatatgtatttgaacaaatcctagctgaaaactttcctaatctgggaagggaaacaggcattcagatccaggaaatagagagaactccgcctaaaatcaacaaaaaccgttcaacacctcgacatttaatagtgaagcttgcaaattccaaagataaggagaagatccttaaagcagcaagagaaaaaaagtccatgacttttatggggaggaatattagggtaacagcagacctctccacagagacctggcaggccagaaagggctggcaggatatattcagggtcctaaatgagaagaacatgcaaccaagaatactttatccagcaaggctctcattcaaaatggaaggagagataaagagcttccaagacaggcaggaactgaaagaatatgtaacctccaaaccagctctgcaagaaattttaaggggggctcttaaaattcccctttaagaagaagttcagtggaacaatccacaaaaacaaggactgaatagatatgatgacactaaactcatatctgtcaatagtaactctgaacgtgaatgggcttaatgaccccatcaaaaggtgcagggtttcagactggataaaaaagcagaacccatctatttgctgtctacaagagactcattatagacagaaggacacctacaacctgaaaataaaaggctggagaaccatttaccattcaaatggtcctcaaaagacatcaggggtagccatccttatatcagataaattaaaatttaccccgaagactatagtgagacatgaagagggacactatctcatactcaaaggatctatccaacaagaggacttaacaatcctcaatatatatgccccgaatgtgggagctgcgaaatatttaaaccaattcataaccaaactgaagaaatactttgataataatacacttatactgggtgacttcaatctagctctttctatactagataggtcttctaagtacaacatatccaaagaaatgagagctttaaatgatacactggaccagatggatttcacagatatctacagaacattacatccaaactcaactgaatacacattcttctcaagtgcacatggaactttctccagaatagaccacatactgggtcacaaattgggtctgaaccgataccaaaagatcgggatagtcccctgtatattctcagaccataatgccttgaaattagaacttaatcacaacaagaagtttggagggaccacaaacacgtggagattaaggaccatcctgctaaaagatgaaaaggtcaaccaggaaattaaggaagaattaaaaaggttcatggaaactaatgagaatgaagatacaaccgttcaaaatcttggggatgcagcaaaagcagtcctgagggggaaatacatcacaatacaagcatccattcaaaaactggaaagaactcaaattcaaaagctcaccttacacgtaaaggaactagagaaaaagcaacaaatggaccccacccccagcagaagaagacagttaattaaaattcgagcagaactaaatgaaatcgagaccagaagaactgtggatcagatcaacagaaccaggagttggttccttgaaagaattaataaaatagataaaccattagccaaccttattaaaaagaagagagagaagactcaaattaataaaatcatgaatgagaaaggagagatcactaccaacaccaaggaaatacaaacgattttaaaaacatattatgaacagctgtacgccaataaattaggcaatctagaagaaatggacgcattcctagaaagccacaaactaccaaaactggagcaggaagaaatagaaaacctgaacaggccaataaccagggaggaaattgaagcagtcatcaaaaacctcccaagacacaagagtccagggccagatggcttcccaggggaattctatcaaacgtttaaagaagaaatcatacctattctactaaagctgtttggaaagatagaaagagatggagtactccaaattcgttctatgaggccagcatcaccttaattccgaaaccagacaaagatcccaccaaaaaggagaattacagaccaatatccctgatgaacatggatgcaaaaattctcaacaagatactagccaatagaatccaacaacacattaagaaaattattcaccatgaccaagtaggatttatccccgggacacaaggctggttcaacactcgtaaaaccttcaatgtgattcatcatatcagcaagagaaaaaccaagaaccatatgatactctcattagatgcagagaaagcatttgacaaaatacagcatccattcctgatcaaaacacttcagagtgttgggatagagggaactttcctcgacatcttaaaagccctctacgaaaagcccacagcaaatatcattctcaatggggaagcactgggagcctttcccctaagatcaggtacaagacagggatgtccactctcaccactgctgttcaacatagttctggaatgccttgcctcagcaatcagacaacaaaaagatattaaaggcattcaaactggcaaagaagaagtcaaactctccctcttcgccgatgacatgatactctacatagaaaacccaaaagcctccaccccaagattgctagaactcatacagcaatttggtagcgtggcaggatacaaaatcaatgcccagaaatcaatggcatttctatacactaacaatgagactgaagaaagagaaattaaggagtcaatcccatttacaattgcacccaaaagcataagatacctaggaataaacctaaccaaagaggtaaaagatctataccctaaaaactatagaacacttctgaaagaaattgaggaagacacaaagagatggataactattccatgctcatggattggcagaattaatattgtgaaaatgtcaatgttacccagggcaatttaggcaatgcaatccctatcaaaataccagggactttcttcagagagttagaacaaattattttaagatttgtgtggaatcagaaaagactccgaatagccaggggaattttaaaaaagaaaaccatagctgggggcatcacaatgccagatttcaggttgtactacaaagctgtggtcatcaagacagtgtgggactggcacaaaaacagacacatagatcaatggaacagaatagagaacccagaaatggaccctgaaatgtatggtcatctaatattcgataaaggaggaaagactatccattggaagaaagacagtctcttcaataaatggtgttgggaaaatggacatccacatgcagaagaatgtaactggaccactctctttcaccatacacaaagataaactcaaaatggatgagagatctaaatatgagacaagagtccatcaaaatcatagaacagaacacaggcaacaccctttttgaacttggccacagtaacttcttgcaagatacatccacaaaggcaaaagaaacaaaagcaaaaatgaactattgggacttcatcaagataagaagcttttgcacagcaaaggatacagtcaacgaaactaaaagacaacctacagaatgggagaagatatttgcaaatggcatatcagataaggggctagtttccaaaatctataaagaacttattaaactcaacaccaaagaaacaaacaatccaatcatgaaatgggcaaaagacatgaagagaaatttcacagaggaagacatggacatggccaatatgcacatgagaaaatgctctgcatcacttgctatcagggaaatacaaaccaaaaccacaatgagataccacctcacaccagtgagaatggggaaaattaacaaggcaggaaaccacaaatgttggagaggatgtggagaaaagggaaccctcttacactgttggtgggaatgtgaactggtgcagccactctggaaaactgtgtggaggttcctcaaagagttaaaaatagtcctgccctacgacccagcaattgcactgttggggatttaccccaaagattcagatgcaatgaaacgtcgggacacctgcaccccgatgtttctagcagtaatgtccacaatagccaaactgtggaaggagcctcggtgtccatcgaaagatgaatggataaagaagatgtggtctatgtatacaatggaatattactcagcgattagaaacgacaaatacccaccatttgcttcaacgtggatggaactggagggtattatgctgagtgaaataagtccatcggagaaggacaaacagtgtatgttctcactcatttggggaatataaataatagtgaaagggaatataaaggaagggagaagaaatgttgggaaatatcaggaagggagacagaacataaagactcctaactctgggaaacgcactaggggtggtggaatgggaggagggcgggtgttggaggggaatgggtgacgggcactgaggcggacacttgacgggatgagcactgggtgtttttctgtatgttggtaaattgaacaccaataaaaattaattttaataaaatctactACAGAGCATAAACTGATGTTTTGATcaagcagaaaaaagaaacagtgagCTTGAAGACAGGTCATTTGATATTACTGAGCCagaggaacaaaacagaaaaggaatggggaaaaaagtaaggaaaaccTAATATATTTATGGGAAATCAGCAAGAAAATCAACATATGCATGACAGGagtcttaaaagaagaaaaggaggagaaaagggcaGTGagtttttttgaagaaataatcacCAAAATGTTCCcaaatctgaagaagaaaatagacCTCTCATTTCAAAAAGCTTAAAGGATTCCAACTAGGCTAAACCCAAAAAGGTTCAGAGACACATTATAAACAAATTACCAGAAGTCAAGATAAAGAATCTCAAAAGCAATAAGAGAAAAGTAATTTATCATGTACAGATAAGCTTCCATAAAATTAGcaattttcagcagaaattttacaAGCCATAAAGATGTCAGATGATatgttcaaagtgctgaaaggaaaagtaaaagctACCAATCAATCTGGCAAACTGTCAAAAGCTAACGAGAAATAAATACCTTCACAGATAAACAAAATCCGAAGGAGTTCATCAATACGAGATCTACCTTATAAGAATTGCTACAAGGACCTGAAGTTGAGACAAGAGGAcactggacagcaacatgaaatcatgaaaataCAAAACTCTTTGGTAAAGAATAAAGAATCCTGTAATACTGTAATAGCATTGCGTAAATCACTTAATTCCAgtgtataatttatttatgtatttttaaagattttatttattcatgagcgacacagagagagaggcagagacataggtagagggagaagcaggctcctccagggggggctgatatgggactctatcatcccaggatcccgggatcgcgacctgagccaaaggcagatgcttaactgctgagcctctcaggcatccctccagtgcataatttaaaagaagaagcataaaaaataagtatgagACAGTGTTAATggtacaaaatataaaataatgtaatttgtGATATTGATAACTGAAAGCGGGGGTAGAAGAGATGTAAAGGAGtagcatttaaataaattatgtcataatataatttaaatacattagtcaaaatatattatgaccaatatataattttatgctGTCCCCACAGTagctacaaagaaaatatttatataaggtgcacaacagaaataaagaaatctaagCATGCCACAACAAAGAAATTAGtgaaacacaaaggaaataagagaggaaaaagataaaataattaaagacatacagaaaacaatGGGGAAAGTAAGAATGTAAGTTCTTTCGTAACATTAAtactttaaatgcaaatggattaaataaacatcataataaaaaatatggagTGACTGAATAGATTAAAATGCAAGATTCAACTATGTGCTATattcaaaagattttatatatgaagatatAAACAGGTTGAagagaaaaggatggaaaaagatattttgcaaatgGTAATCAAATAAAGAGCAGTGAAGTCTATACTTATATctgacaaaataaactttaagccAAACTGTCACAAGGAACAAAAAAGGACACTAGATAATGATAACAGGGTCAAATAATCAGAATAATCTAACAtttctgccattctgtaggtcCTGAATGTATTTTTACAggtccattttttatttatagtgtCTTTACAATGTATCTCTTTGCATAGATTATTTAGTGGTTGTTCTTTGTTTTATACTTATATACATAGCATCACAGTCTCCTGATATCATCATTTGATAGTTcaagtgaaatataaaaacttaaccTTCTTTTAAGTTCCTTTATCCTATCTTATTTATagttactttaaacattttaaacataaatttggaaccatatcaacaaagctataaattttctttcaatagtcaaatataatttagaaaattaaaaatgagaagaaaagattactacatttatcattttttcttactatatttttttcttctttccagatCCCAAagtttcttctttgatctatttACTAGACAAATATCTTTAGTCATTTAGGAGTTTTCTACAGGAGACATAGTCAGATGACTTACTTCCAAATTACAGTCCAGAGGCTGAAATCTCATTAGACTAATGACCTCATAGTGTATTTACAAGTTTCTCCATCAGGAGGATGATattgaaaaaatagagaaatttttggcaatgatgagaaaaatatagcACATGTTTTCCAGATATAAGTAACAACTGTCTTTCAAACAAAAATTCTAATCACTATTTGAAAACAAGACAAACTGGCACCTAACAGcagattctctctttctgatttatccatttcttttgatAAGTTACTCAGGTTCCCATTGTGTTTTGCTTATGCGAACCTGGGAACTTCTTCACAGGGGTGAAGAGGTGAAAAACAACATGGGAGGCATATCAGTGATTTGGAGATTCTGAAAACATTTAATGTCCCCCCCCAGGTCTTTCCCTTGTGAGGAACAAAGTAGAAACCATAAAAGGCATCTTTAGGTTCTCACTACACAGCCAATGGAGTATTATAttcctcctccttcatctctTCCATGAAAAATATCTCCCTTATGTGCTGTGGGATTTAATGTTCCTAGAACCTGAAAAAATCTTTATGATACAGTCTCGTATCTGCTTGGTTTTCACTCCATAAACAATAGGGTTCATAGTGGGAGGCAGGAGCAGATAAATATTGGCCACAATGATGTGGCAAGAAGGAGGGATTGTACGGCTCCCAAAACGattaaaaaagaagcagaagaaggctGGACTGTAGGAGAAAACAATGGCAGAGATGTGGGCAGTGCAGGTGCTGAAGGCCTTCTGTCGAGCATCTGCTGAAGAGAGGCTGACCACTGCCCGGAGGATCATGGTGTAGGAGATTGTGATGCACAGGATGTCAAAGCCTCCAATCAGAAGGGCAGCTATCAGACCATAGATAACATTGGCCTTGATATTTCCACAGGATAACTTGGCTACAGATAGCTGGTCACAATAGGTATGGTGTATTATATTGCCCTTGCAATAGGGTAGTCTCTTGGTGAAGAAAATCAAGGGAATGATGAGCAACACTGCTCTCAGAAAAGTAGCAAGCCCAACCTTTGCAATGACAGAATTGGTGAGGATGGTTGAATAGCGCAGAGGGtagcagatggccacatagcggtccaGGGCCATGAGCATGAGCACCCCAGATTCCATCCCTGTGAAGGTATGGATGAAGAACATCTGGACTAGGCATTCTTCAAATCCAATTTTCTTGAGATGAAACCAGAAGATGCAGAGAGCTTTAGGGATTGTACTAGAGCACATAACAAGGTCGGTAAGGGAAAGCATGGccaaaaaataatacatggatcTGTGCAAGGAGTCCTCATAGCAGATGAGGTATAGAAGCCCACAATTCCCTACCATGGCCACAATATACATggagcagaatgggaaggaaatcCACATGTGCATGTCTTCCAGTCCTGGGATCCCATTAAGAATGAATGAGGCTGGTGTTACATCTGTTTCATTCAGAATTATCATAATTAAGCTGGTGTAATTGTTAAGAAGCCTGTAGTGATGAAAttatatctttgttttgtttcattttttgatcCTCTGAGGtttggaaaaatgggaaaaataatctttgttgtgctccctctctctgtctcttctctctgttaAATATTGTATTgtaataacaagaaaataaacattttaagtgcCAGGACAAATTTATGTAAACACTGTTTAAGTTTAAACTATTGTttgttaattcattaattttttggttcatttaacaatatatacttcacatctactatgtgtcaggtttTATGACAGATAATGTGTTTACATTACTTTAAGACAAAAAGATATAGATACAATCCCCTTAAACTTATAATCAAGTGTAATTGTGTTACACTTATGATCTAGGTCATTATGATCTTTCAGATTGGTATTTGTtgtaatatcttatttaaatgttaattattataaCCTCTCCATCTGGGTGCTTTCTGAAGGTAGAACTCATTGATTACCTCACTAGTGGCATAACAGGTATGATTAGGAtgtatttgttattgtttttattttttattgttcttttttaacaataattcatatttatactTACTATGTACTAGGTAAAGTTCTAAGGAGTTTATatacattaactcattttatcctTACTAGGAGCCCAGGATGCATTTTTATTATCTGCACTTTATTATTGAGTAAATGGAGGTTCTATGTAGATGAGGTTTCTTATGTCTGAATTTCAGAGGCATTCTCAATCTCCTAGTTTAAGGTACAGATAGTAAAAAGACAGTTGATACTTTTTACATGAactattcttcctttcctttcctaaacaaccatttatttgttttctggttctGAAATActtaagaacattttattttattttattttttaaagatttcatttatttatttgacagagagagagcacaagcaaggggaactgCAAGGAAGAGCGAGAAGCAgaatccccgctgagcagggagccctacctggggctccatcccatgaccccgggatctcCACCAGAgtggaagacagacacttaacctactgagccactcaggcgccctacttaagaacatttttaaataaaatcttaagaaaaaaaaaaaaaaaaacagggtccctgcttttggctcaggtcgtgatcctggagtccctggatttagaccacattggctccctgctcagcagggagtcggcttctccctccacccctcatcctgctcctgttctctctctttcactgtctctctctctcaaataagtaaacaaaaccttaaaaaaagagaacattttaaaacttctatgcTTTCATATTTAATGCTGGTGACAGTGATGACAgaggtgtatgtgtgcatgtatgtcaTTTACCAAGCaggcatttttttaataataaatttattttttatgggtgttcaatttgccaacatacagaataacacccagtgctcatcccatcaagtgcaggCATTTATTGGGCCTTTTGGGATCTGGAAATCTGCGGCCTTtggttttagaaattttcttGTATTAACTTTTGATAATATCTTCCCAATCTTGTCCTTGTTATTTTACTACTATTGTTTTTAGTTAAATATGGGATTTTCTGGCCTTATTCccttcttttcattgtttttctttaaaaagttttatattgcatctatttattttttagccaCTTTCTAGAAAAATTCCTGAATTATATATCCCAAATATATTGGCATTTTCTGTTGTCTAACACTACAAAATTCcaacattatattttcttctgaatcttGTGAATCTgacagtaatatatatatattatatatatataatatatatatacacacatgcttCATATATTATCTAAGTTtcaattactaatttttatagtttttttctttt from Vulpes vulpes isolate BD-2025 chromosome 11, VulVul3, whole genome shotgun sequence encodes the following:
- the LOC112911800 gene encoding olfactory receptor 52N4-like; translation: MIILNETDVTPASFILNGIPGLEDMHMWISFPFCSMYIVAMVGNCGLLYLICYEDSLHRSMYYFLAMLSLTDLVMCSSTIPKALCIFWFHLKKIGFEECLVQMFFIHTFTGMESGVLMLMALDRYVAICYPLRYSTILTNSVIAKVGLATFLRAVLLIIPLIFFTKRLPYCKGNIIHHTYCDQLSVAKLSCGNIKANVIYGLIAALLIGGFDILCITISYTMILRAVVSLSSADARQKAFSTCTAHISAIVFSYSPAFFCFFFNRFGSRTIPPSCHIIVANIYLLLPPTMNPIVYGVKTKQIRDCIIKIFSGSRNIKSHST